In Rhodothermus profundi, the following are encoded in one genomic region:
- a CDS encoding peptidyl-prolyl cis-trans isomerase, with protein MKALSLALVGLLLWSGCRSDSAQRTLLAEGPGVRITADAFREAYLDYLLRTGLSDHPRLRRLFLEQMIQEALVVYEARRQGLERTPAYQEEAQAVETKLLVEAYARRVLYDTVQVREQELAEAFVRLNTEVRARHLWAPTRAAAESLYARLQAGASFEELAAEVFQDSTLARSGGDLGWFTFDEMDPAFEDVAFRLQPGEISPPVQTAYGYSIIQVTDRFTRPILTEVEFAKKRPLLERYLRFRKQQAAREACARSLADSLQIRFYEATLRRLYARIAGRVVQETEADRDDWMQAPLLTFGPAARRVTWTVADFREQARLTGAAHREAAARSPEALKEFARGLVVRHVLAERARTAGLHRTPDFAAARQQALDRWLYQYVRQQVQAEAVVPEDTLRAFYEAHRADFRMPARRAVWEILVPTEAEAHRLQRLLATTDFVALARRYSRRPGAATTGGYLGFVTQEQLGKLGPAVFRAREGDVLGPLRVADGYVLLRVGAWQPERPMTLEEARPLIERQLKPYFARKRWRQYRATLMAQYAERITRYLSRLDTLCLTPSTDA; from the coding sequence ATGAAAGCCCTGAGCCTCGCTCTTGTCGGGCTGTTGCTGTGGAGTGGGTGTCGGTCCGATTCCGCGCAGCGGACGCTGCTGGCCGAAGGCCCTGGCGTGCGCATAACGGCCGATGCGTTTCGCGAGGCGTACCTTGATTACCTGCTGCGGACAGGGCTTTCCGATCACCCCCGGCTGCGCCGACTGTTTCTGGAGCAGATGATTCAAGAAGCGCTTGTTGTGTATGAAGCGCGTCGGCAGGGGCTGGAGCGCACGCCGGCCTATCAGGAGGAGGCGCAGGCGGTCGAGACAAAGTTGCTGGTGGAAGCCTACGCGCGGCGCGTGCTCTACGATACAGTGCAGGTGCGTGAGCAGGAGCTGGCCGAAGCGTTCGTCCGCCTCAATACCGAAGTGCGGGCGCGCCACCTGTGGGCGCCCACGCGGGCAGCCGCTGAGTCGCTCTACGCGCGGCTTCAGGCCGGGGCTTCGTTTGAGGAGCTGGCGGCAGAGGTCTTTCAGGATAGTACTCTGGCCCGCAGCGGCGGGGATCTGGGGTGGTTTACCTTCGATGAAATGGATCCGGCTTTTGAGGACGTAGCCTTTCGGCTGCAACCTGGAGAAATTTCACCCCCTGTGCAGACCGCCTATGGCTACTCGATTATTCAGGTAACCGACCGCTTTACCAGACCGATTTTGACCGAAGTCGAGTTTGCAAAAAAGCGCCCCTTGCTGGAGCGTTACCTGCGCTTCCGCAAACAACAGGCCGCCCGCGAAGCGTGCGCGCGAAGCCTGGCCGACTCACTCCAGATTCGCTTTTACGAGGCGACGCTGCGCCGGCTTTATGCGCGCATTGCCGGGCGCGTGGTGCAAGAGACCGAAGCCGACCGCGATGACTGGATGCAGGCCCCACTGCTGACGTTCGGTCCGGCCGCGCGGCGCGTTACCTGGACCGTAGCCGACTTTCGGGAGCAGGCGCGGCTCACGGGGGCGGCCCACCGAGAGGCAGCAGCCCGTTCGCCCGAAGCGCTTAAGGAGTTTGCCCGAGGGCTGGTTGTGCGCCACGTGCTGGCGGAGCGCGCTCGAACCGCCGGGCTGCACCGGACGCCAGATTTTGCAGCAGCCCGGCAGCAGGCGCTTGATCGCTGGCTGTACCAGTATGTCCGGCAACAGGTGCAGGCGGAAGCAGTCGTGCCCGAAGATACGCTGCGAGCGTTTTACGAGGCGCACCGCGCCGACTTTCGGATGCCGGCCCGCCGGGCCGTCTGGGAAATTCTGGTGCCTACTGAGGCAGAGGCTCACCGCCTGCAGCGGTTGCTTGCAACTACCGACTTTGTAGCGCTGGCCCGTCGCTACTCGCGGCGGCCCGGCGCCGCGACGACCGGCGGGTATCTGGGCTTTGTAACGCAGGAGCAATTAGGCAAACTCGGGCCCGCGGTCTTCAGAGCCCGTGAGGGCGATGTGCTGGGACCGCTACGCGTTGCCGACGGATACGTCCTGCTGCGGGTCGGAGCATGGCAGCCTGAGCGGCCGATGACGCTGGAAGAGGCGCGGCCGCTGATCGAACGCCAGCTAAAGCCCTATTTCGCACGAAAACGCTGGCGGCAGTACCGGGCAACGCTGATGGCACAATATGCAGAACGAATCACGCGCTATCTATCCCGACTCGACACGCTATGCCTGACGCCCTCAACCGATGCCTGA
- a CDS encoding TonB-dependent receptor, which produces MKLRAIVSKALTLWGGLLLSGLLGVPVAAQTTGKITGRVIDAGTGAPLPGVSVYIEGTTRGAATDINGEYVIIGLRPGTYTVVASFVGYATERREGVQVSSGLTTRVDFALREEVIQGEEIVVVAPPITVRKDLTSAEARVTAETIDRLPVQEVSQVLTLQAGVTERGGLHIRGGRASEVVVMVDGVPVTDNFDGSTAVQLENEGIQELQVISGTFNAEYGNAMSGVINVVTKEGRSDRWGGALKVYSGSYLVFGEGGAAYLRGVEVARYTRQGIQYRDVDPYSYLPVNPTHYYNIEAALEGPVFTPRLTLFGLVRYFHNDGWLYGARLFNMDGTYGDSALVPMNTYTKLSWQGNLRFQLTPNLFLNLIGLGSVTRSRPYDLYWRWNPDGRTRSYDLGYNLKLQLKHLLSARTFYTVHLATFRRHAWSRRFDNPLDPRYNGLAVLPPDSIEVAPGIWRPYLTGGGRFARGGMDMNHFERTSQAYFVKADLTSQVARNHLVKIGAELRIDRLNFTAFNLIPATDADGNVIEPFQPAIPPETSPQYQHYENVSPLTASAYVQDKIEFEDFIVNVGLRFDYFDARTPVPADPEDPNIYFPFKKIHIYKDLNGDGVITVDEEREDNRYTLEEREAFWWKYPAPKFQLSPRLGIAYPITETGVLHFSYGHFLQIPTLNLLFAGYGYKIQNQSGQYGPYGNPDLNAQRTVMYEIGFRQGWGPFLFDVTAYYRDVRDWVSTSTPIETEIPGVVYVIYTNRDYASTRGVTATFSRRFENGWGFDVNYTFQVAEGSNSNPDEEFFARLSNQQPPLALLPLDWDQRHKVAAALYLGGQNWGASMVSVWGSGFPYTPSFPEAAIAGPDVPPAFPRNARRMPSTWQVDLYVYRDFEIAGVRPRLFLQVYNLLDRRNPVSVFSDTGRPDVTLPQQQAASFDPGYFVRPEHYSEPRRLHIGLELQF; this is translated from the coding sequence ATGAAGCTACGAGCCATTGTAAGTAAAGCGCTTACACTATGGGGCGGTCTGCTACTGAGCGGATTACTGGGAGTCCCGGTTGCCGCGCAGACCACCGGTAAAATTACGGGCCGTGTTATTGATGCGGGAACGGGCGCTCCATTACCTGGTGTGAGCGTTTACATCGAAGGGACGACGCGGGGCGCTGCTACTGACATTAACGGTGAGTACGTCATCATTGGCCTGCGGCCAGGGACATACACCGTTGTCGCCTCCTTCGTAGGGTATGCTACCGAGCGCCGCGAAGGCGTGCAGGTGAGCAGTGGGTTGACCACGCGCGTGGATTTTGCGCTGCGGGAAGAGGTTATCCAGGGCGAAGAGATCGTGGTGGTCGCGCCGCCTATCACCGTCCGAAAGGACCTGACCAGCGCAGAAGCGCGCGTAACGGCCGAGACCATTGACCGCCTGCCCGTCCAGGAGGTGAGCCAGGTGCTGACGCTGCAGGCGGGCGTGACCGAACGCGGCGGATTGCACATCCGAGGCGGCCGCGCCAGCGAGGTCGTGGTGATGGTTGATGGGGTGCCTGTCACGGATAACTTCGATGGTTCCACGGCCGTCCAGCTCGAAAACGAAGGAATCCAGGAACTGCAGGTCATCTCGGGCACCTTCAACGCCGAGTATGGCAATGCGATGTCGGGCGTAATCAACGTCGTTACCAAAGAAGGACGCTCCGATCGATGGGGCGGAGCATTGAAGGTGTACAGTGGCTCCTATCTGGTTTTCGGAGAAGGAGGAGCAGCCTACCTGCGGGGCGTCGAGGTGGCCCGCTACACGCGCCAGGGCATTCAGTACCGGGACGTCGATCCGTATAGCTATCTGCCTGTTAATCCTACGCATTACTACAACATTGAAGCCGCTCTGGAGGGACCAGTTTTTACGCCGCGTCTGACGCTCTTCGGACTCGTCCGCTACTTCCACAACGACGGCTGGCTCTACGGCGCCCGCCTGTTCAACATGGATGGCACGTATGGCGACTCGGCCCTGGTACCCATGAACACCTATACCAAACTGAGCTGGCAGGGCAATCTCCGCTTTCAACTTACCCCGAACCTGTTTTTAAATCTGATCGGACTGGGATCGGTGACGCGCAGCCGCCCCTATGATCTGTACTGGCGCTGGAATCCTGACGGCCGCACGCGCAGCTACGACCTGGGCTACAATCTGAAATTACAACTCAAGCATCTGCTCAGCGCCCGCACCTTTTACACCGTACACCTGGCTACCTTCCGGCGCCATGCCTGGAGCCGGCGCTTCGACAATCCGCTCGATCCGCGCTACAATGGGCTGGCCGTTCTACCCCCCGACTCGATTGAGGTGGCGCCAGGCATCTGGAGGCCCTACCTGACAGGAGGAGGTCGCTTCGCCCGAGGGGGAATGGATATGAACCACTTCGAGCGCACCTCGCAGGCCTATTTCGTCAAGGCCGACCTGACCAGCCAAGTGGCGCGCAACCATCTGGTCAAAATTGGAGCCGAGCTGCGCATCGACCGGCTGAACTTTACCGCGTTCAACCTGATCCCGGCCACCGATGCCGATGGCAACGTAATCGAACCGTTCCAACCAGCTATTCCCCCCGAAACGTCCCCCCAGTATCAACACTACGAGAACGTCTCGCCCCTTACAGCAAGTGCCTATGTGCAGGATAAGATCGAGTTTGAGGATTTCATCGTGAACGTCGGACTGCGGTTCGACTACTTCGATGCCCGCACGCCTGTCCCGGCCGATCCCGAAGACCCGAACATCTACTTCCCCTTTAAAAAGATCCACATTTACAAAGACCTGAATGGCGACGGCGTGATTACGGTCGATGAGGAGCGAGAAGACAACCGCTATACGCTGGAAGAACGGGAGGCCTTCTGGTGGAAGTATCCGGCCCCGAAGTTTCAGCTTTCGCCCCGGCTGGGCATTGCCTATCCCATCACAGAGACCGGCGTGCTGCATTTTTCGTACGGCCACTTTCTCCAGATTCCCACGCTGAACCTGCTCTTTGCGGGCTACGGCTACAAGATTCAGAACCAGTCGGGGCAGTACGGACCCTATGGGAATCCCGACCTGAATGCGCAGCGGACCGTCATGTACGAAATCGGTTTTCGCCAGGGATGGGGGCCGTTCCTGTTCGACGTAACCGCTTACTATCGGGACGTGCGCGACTGGGTCTCAACCTCGACACCTATCGAGACGGAAATTCCCGGGGTCGTCTATGTGATCTACACCAATCGAGACTATGCCAGCACGCGCGGCGTAACCGCCACGTTTTCGCGGCGCTTTGAAAACGGCTGGGGCTTTGATGTGAATTACACCTTTCAGGTGGCCGAAGGCTCTAACTCGAATCCCGACGAGGAATTCTTTGCGCGGCTGAGCAATCAGCAGCCGCCTCTGGCCCTCCTACCCCTCGACTGGGATCAGCGGCACAAGGTGGCGGCGGCCCTGTACCTGGGCGGGCAGAACTGGGGCGCCTCTATGGTGAGCGTCTGGGGATCGGGCTTTCCCTACACGCCCTCGTTTCCGGAAGCGGCGATCGCGGGCCCGGATGTGCCCCCTGCCTTTCCGCGAAATGCACGCCGTATGCCTTCCACCTGGCAGGTGGACCTCTACGTTTACCGGGACTTCGAGATCGCGGGCGTGCGGCCGCGCCTGTTCCTGCAGGTCTATA
- a CDS encoding LacI family DNA-binding transcriptional regulator yields the protein MGLTIYDIAREAGVSIATVSRVFNNSPRVAPHTRKRVLEVARRLGYQPHVSAQSLARRQAQTVAAIVPMLTNYFFVEVLRGLQDRLAETSFDLLVYAAPTLSDVNAHLERALQRGRSAGVMIFSTPMTEERVERLRRSRQPVVLVDSFHPDFDSVSIDNEQGGYLAARHLLEHGYQRIGLLMAHPDSVPARERRHGYERALREADLEPDPALIVASTDPHNHGYTEEGGYEAMRRLLERNPRPEAVFVVSDIMALGALRAIEETGLRVPEDLGLIGFDDLRVSRFLGLSTLRQPMYEMGKLAAEKLLRRIAEPELPVTSTVFAPRLICRRTCASDEQDGQRDVTTLTRNLA from the coding sequence ATGGGACTGACCATTTACGACATCGCCCGTGAAGCAGGCGTTTCGATTGCTACTGTCTCTCGCGTCTTTAACAACAGCCCTCGGGTAGCGCCTCACACGCGTAAGCGGGTGCTGGAAGTGGCGCGGCGGTTGGGCTATCAGCCCCACGTATCGGCTCAGAGTCTGGCGCGGCGGCAGGCGCAGACGGTAGCGGCCATTGTGCCCATGTTGACCAACTACTTTTTCGTTGAGGTATTGCGCGGGTTGCAGGATCGACTGGCCGAAACGTCTTTCGACTTGCTCGTCTACGCAGCTCCTACGCTTTCTGACGTGAATGCGCATCTGGAGCGTGCGTTGCAGCGCGGACGCTCGGCCGGCGTCATGATTTTTTCGACGCCGATGACGGAGGAGCGGGTTGAACGGCTGCGGCGCAGCCGGCAGCCTGTGGTTCTGGTGGACTCGTTTCATCCTGATTTTGATTCGGTTTCGATTGATAACGAGCAGGGCGGTTATCTGGCGGCGCGCCATCTGCTTGAGCATGGCTATCAGCGCATAGGGTTGCTTATGGCCCACCCTGATTCGGTGCCTGCGCGGGAGCGCCGCCACGGTTACGAGCGGGCGCTTCGCGAGGCAGATCTGGAGCCTGATCCTGCGTTGATTGTTGCCAGCACAGATCCGCATAACCACGGCTACACGGAGGAAGGAGGGTATGAGGCGATGCGGCGGCTGCTGGAGCGGAATCCTCGTCCAGAAGCTGTGTTTGTGGTATCCGACATTATGGCGCTGGGCGCTTTGCGGGCTATTGAAGAAACGGGGCTGCGGGTGCCGGAAGATCTCGGGCTGATCGGGTTTGACGACCTGCGCGTGAGCCGCTTTCTGGGGCTGAGCACGCTTCGCCAGCCGATGTACGAGATGGGAAAACTGGCTGCCGAAAAGCTCTTGCGACGGATTGCCGAGCCAGAGTTGCCGGTGACCAGTACGGTTTTCGCGCCCCGACTGATTTGCCGTCGCACCTGCGCCTCGGACGAGCAGGACGGCCAGCGTGATGTGACAACGCTAACCCGAAATCTGGCATGA